Proteins from one Escherichia coli genomic window:
- the narH gene encoding nitrate reductase subunit beta: protein MKIRSQVGMVLNLDKCIGCHTCSVTCKNVWTGREGMEYAWFNNVETKPGIGYPKNWEDQEEWQGGWVRDVNGKIRPRLGSKMGVITKIFANPVVPQIDDYYEPFTFDYEHLHSAPEGKHIPTARPRSLIDGKRMDKVIWGPNWEELLGGEFEKRARDRNFDAMQKEMYGQFENTFMMYLPRLCEHCLNPSCVATCPSGAIYKREEDGIVLIDQDKCRGWRLCISGCPYKKIYFNWKSGKSEKCIFCYPRIESGQPTVCSETCVGRIRYLGVLLYDADRIEEAARTEREVDLYERQCEVFLDPHDPSVIEEALKQGIPQNVIEAAQRSPVYKMAMDWKLALPLHPEYRTLPMVWYVPPLSPIQSYADAGGLPKSEGVLPAIESLRIPVQYLANMLSAGDTGPVLRALKRMMAMRHYMRSQTVEGVTDTRAIDEVGLSVAQVEEMYRYLAIANYEDRFVIPTSHREMAGDAFAERNGCGFTFGDGCHGSDSKFNLFNSSRIDAINITEVRDKAEGE from the coding sequence ATGAAAATACGTTCGCAAGTCGGCATGGTGCTTAACCTCGATAAATGTATCGGCTGCCATACCTGTTCGGTGACCTGTAAAAACGTCTGGACCGGACGCGAAGGCATGGAGTACGCATGGTTTAACAACGTCGAAACCAAACCGGGCATTGGTTATCCGAAAAACTGGGAAGATCAGGAAGAGTGGCAAGGCGGCTGGGTCCGCGATGTCAACGGTAAGATCCGCCCGCGTCTGGGCAGCAAGATGGGGGTGATTACCAAAATCTTCGCCAACCCGGTGGTGCCGCAGATTGACGATTACTACGAACCTTTCACCTTCGACTACGAACATTTGCATAGCGCGCCAGAAGGTAAACACATTCCTACTGCCCGCCCACGTTCGCTGATTGACGGCAAACGGATGGACAAAGTGATCTGGGGGCCAAACTGGGAAGAACTGCTGGGCGGTGAGTTCGAAAAACGCGCTCGCGACCGCAACTTTGACGCCATGCAAAAGGAGATGTACGGTCAGTTTGAAAACACGTTCATGATGTACCTGCCGCGCCTGTGCGAACACTGCCTCAACCCCAGCTGTGTGGCGACCTGCCCCAGCGGCGCGATCTACAAACGCGAAGAAGACGGTATTGTGCTGATCGATCAGGACAAATGCCGTGGCTGGCGTTTGTGCATTAGCGGTTGTCCGTACAAAAAAATCTACTTCAACTGGAAAAGCGGTAAGTCAGAAAAATGCATCTTCTGTTATCCGCGAATTGAGTCCGGTCAACCGACCGTTTGCTCAGAAACCTGCGTGGGTCGTATTCGCTATCTTGGCGTGCTGCTTTACGACGCCGACCGCATCGAGGAAGCGGCGCGCACCGAGCGCGAAGTTGACCTCTATGAACGCCAGTGCGAAGTGTTCCTCGATCCGCACGATCCCTCAGTGATCGAAGAAGCCCTGAAACAAGGTATTCCACAAAACGTGATTGAAGCTGCCCAGCGTTCGCCAGTCTACAAAATGGCGATGGACTGGAAACTGGCGTTACCGCTGCACCCTGAATACCGCACCCTGCCGATGGTCTGGTACGTTCCTCCGCTGTCACCGATTCAGTCTTACGCTGATGCGGGCGGCTTGCCGAAAAGCGAAGGCGTGCTGCCCGCCATCGAAAGCCTGCGTATTCCGGTGCAATATCTCGCCAATATGTTGAGTGCCGGTGATACCGGTCCGGTACTGCGGGCGCTGAAACGGATGATGGCGATGCGCCACTATATGCGTTCACAAACCGTGGAAGGCGTTACCGATACCCGCGCCATTGACGAAGTAGGCCTGAGCGTCGCCCAGGTCGAAGAGATGTATCGCTACCTCGCCATTGCCAACTATGAAGACCGTTTTGTCATTCCAACCAGTCATCGGGAAATGGCGGGCGATGCCTTCGCAGAACGCAATGGCTGCGGTTTTACCTTTGGCGACGGTTGCCACGGCTCGGACAGCAAATTCAACCTGTTCAACAGTAGCCGTATCGATGCCATCAACATCACCGAAGTGCGCGACAAAGCGGAGGGCGAATAA
- the narW gene encoding nitrate reductase molybdenum cofactor assembly chaperone, with protein MQILKVIGLLMEYPDELLWECKEDALALIRRDAPMLTDFALDLLNAPLLDKQAEWCEVFDRGRTTSLLLFEHVHAESRDRGQAMVDLLAEYEKVGLQLDCRELPDYLPLYLEYLSVLPDDQAKEGLLNVAPILALLGGRLKQRETPWYALFDALLQLAGSPLSSDSVTKQIRSEERDDTRQALDAVWEEEQVKFIEDNATACDSSPLNQYQRRFSQDVAPQYVDISAGGGK; from the coding sequence ATGCAGATCCTCAAAGTGATCGGCCTGTTGATGGAGTATCCGGACGAGCTGTTGTGGGAATGTAAGGAGGACGCGCTGGCGTTGATCCGCCGCGACGCACCGATGCTCACCGATTTTGCACTCGACCTGCTCAACGCGCCGCTGCTGGATAAACAGGCCGAATGGTGTGAAGTGTTCGACCGCGGGCGCACCACGTCGCTGCTGCTGTTCGAACATGTTCATGCCGAATCCCGCGATCGAGGCCAGGCAATGGTGGACCTGCTGGCGGAGTATGAAAAGGTCGGTCTGCAACTGGATTGTCGGGAACTGCCCGATTATCTGCCGCTATACCTGGAGTACTTAAGTGTGCTGCCGGACGATCAGGCAAAAGAAGGATTACTCAACGTTGCGCCGATCCTCGCCCTGCTTGGCGGACGCTTAAAACAACGCGAGACACCGTGGTACGCGTTATTTGACGCCCTTTTGCAACTGGCAGGAAGTCCCCTGTCAAGTGACAGTGTCACAAAACAAATTCGTAGTGAAGAGCGTGACGACACCCGCCAGGCACTGGATGCGGTGTGGGAAGAAGAACAGGTGAAGTTTATTGAAGATAACGCCACGGCGTGTGACAGCTCGCCGCTTAATCAATATCAGCGACGCTTTAGCCAGGATGTCGCGCCGCAGTACGTCGACATCAGTGCGGGAGGTGGGAAATGA
- the narI gene encoding respiratory nitrate reductase subunit gamma, whose product MIQYLNVFFYDIYPYICATVFFLGSWLRYDYGQYTWRASSSQMLDKRGMVIWSNLFHIGILGIFFGHLFGMLTPHWMYAWFLPVAAKQLMAMVLGGICGVLTLIGGAGLLWRRLTNQRVRATSTTPDIIIMSILLIQCLLGLSTIPFSAQYPDGSEMMKLVGWAQSIVTFRGGSSEMLNGVAFVFRLHLVLGMTIFLLFPFTRLVHVWSAPFEYFTRRYQIVRSRR is encoded by the coding sequence ATGATTCAGTATCTGAACGTCTTTTTTTACGATATCTACCCATACATTTGTGCGACGGTGTTTTTCCTTGGCAGCTGGCTGCGCTATGACTACGGGCAGTACACCTGGCGCGCCTCCTCGAGCCAGATGCTCGATAAACGCGGGATGGTGATATGGTCGAATCTGTTCCATATCGGCATTCTGGGGATCTTCTTCGGTCATCTGTTCGGCATGTTAACACCGCACTGGATGTACGCGTGGTTTTTACCAGTGGCAGCGAAACAACTGATGGCGATGGTGCTCGGCGGTATTTGCGGCGTGTTGACGTTGATTGGCGGTGCAGGACTGCTGTGGCGCAGGCTGACAAATCAGCGTGTGCGTGCTACTTCCACCACGCCGGATATTATCATCATGAGCATTTTGCTGATCCAGTGTCTGCTGGGGCTAAGTACCATACCGTTTTCAGCACAGTATCCTGATGGTAGCGAAATGATGAAGCTGGTGGGTTGGGCGCAAAGCATTGTCACTTTCCGTGGTGGATCGTCAGAAATGCTTAACGGCGTAGCGTTCGTTTTCCGCCTGCATCTGGTATTGGGAATGACCATCTTCCTGCTCTTTCCGTTCACCAGATTGGTGCATGTGTGGAGCGCGCCTTTTGAGTACTTTACTCGTCGGTACCAGATTGTGCGCTCGCGGCGATAA
- a CDS encoding DUF4303 domain-containing protein: protein MKQVQFDWQGIETAAINYMVASVKHVHQEHPSEHIYGAMFHCFYGDGDVIDWPCLAVGTEESLASIVTVYQQNGFTQTVEKLTQDLRWSPADQKHNDEPNRVCEQWANECHEFAAINGTFDAWNEVYEQFLRVFPKAAKKARLQLLREGVVEKNFIAIASDEVGELIPLSLTKKQILQYFPEYSQAKQERQYLKSLPLQARIAELIAQIFGRKPPGLLLDDYEVLLKQLGQLALPALLQEVKNADKAWNACKLIAEINESNENVIAVLTSLLDDQTADGSNRCWAAAAIARLGHMNLLAEHISQLPVEIFVRGVTAPYLAFRNHGRHLPLDYTPLEFVLSHHPELVEAIAKEMAPGRGFCTITANEVPTARAGLASSWPCIQFHAQYVLEEFEDNH from the coding sequence ATGAAGCAAGTACAATTTGACTGGCAAGGGATAGAAACGGCGGCCATTAATTATATGGTGGCTTCCGTGAAACATGTACATCAGGAACACCCAAGCGAACATATCTACGGCGCTATGTTTCATTGTTTCTATGGGGATGGGGACGTCATTGACTGGCCTTGTCTGGCAGTTGGCACCGAGGAAAGCTTGGCCTCTATTGTTACTGTTTATCAGCAAAATGGATTTACACAAACCGTCGAAAAACTCACACAGGACTTACGCTGGTCGCCTGCAGACCAGAAGCACAATGATGAACCTAACAGAGTATGCGAGCAATGGGCTAATGAATGCCATGAATTCGCTGCAATTAATGGAACATTTGATGCCTGGAATGAGGTGTATGAGCAATTTTTGCGTGTTTTTCCGAAAGCGGCCAAAAAAGCACGATTACAACTCTTACGTGAAGGGGTAGTGGAGAAAAACTTTATCGCCATAGCCTCTGATGAGGTTGGAGAGTTGATCCCGTTAAGTCTGACAAAAAAACAAATATTACAATATTTCCCTGAATATTCTCAGGCTAAACAGGAGAGGCAATATCTGAAAAGTTTGCCTTTACAAGCACGGATAGCAGAATTAATCGCGCAAATATTTGGCAGAAAACCCCCGGGTCTACTTTTAGACGATTACGAAGTATTACTCAAACAACTAGGTCAACTGGCGTTACCTGCTTTGCTGCAAGAAGTTAAAAATGCAGACAAAGCATGGAATGCCTGTAAATTGATTGCAGAAATTAATGAATCTAATGAGAATGTGATTGCTGTTCTGACAAGCCTGCTGGACGATCAAACTGCCGATGGGAGTAACCGCTGTTGGGCTGCTGCGGCCATAGCGCGGCTTGGGCATATGAATTTATTGGCAGAACACATTTCCCAACTCCCTGTAGAAATTTTTGTTCGTGGAGTAACAGCTCCATATCTGGCATTTCGAAACCATGGACGTCATTTACCCTTAGATTATACCCCGTTAGAGTTTGTCCTTAGTCATCATCCAGAGTTGGTTGAAGCCATAGCAAAAGAAATGGCACCTGGAAGAGGCTTTTGCACCATCACCGCCAATGAAGTACCCACTGCTCGCGCTGGCTTAGCTTCATCCTGGCCCTGTATTCAATTCCATGCTCAATATGTTTTGGAAGAGTTTGAAGATAATCATTAA
- the yddE gene encoding PhzF family isomerase — MKPQVYHVDAFTAQPFRGNSAGVVFPADNLSEAQMQLIARELGHSETAFLLHSDDSDVRIRYFTPTVEVPICGHATVAAHYVRAKVLGLGNCMVWQTSLAGKHRVTIEKHNDDYRISLEQGTPGFEPPLEGETRAAILNALHLTEDNILPGLPIQVATTGHSKVMIPLKPEVDIDALSPDLAALTAISKQIGCNGFFPFQIRPGKNETDGRMFSPAIGIVEDPVTGNANGPMGAWLVHHNLLPHDGSVLRVKGHQGRALGRDGVIDVTVTIRDNQPEKVTISGTAVILFHAEWAIDF, encoded by the coding sequence ATGAAACCGCAGGTTTATCACGTCGATGCTTTTACCGCTCAACCGTTTCGCGGCAATTCTGCCGGTGTTGTTTTCCCCGCCGATAATCTCAGTGAAGCGCAAATGCAGCTTATCGCCCGCGAATTAGGTCATTCGGAAACTGCTTTTCTGCTGCACAGCGACGACAGCGATGTGCGCATCCGCTACTTTACGCCAACGGTTGAAGTGCCGATTTGTGGTCACGCGACAGTAGCTGCGCACTATGTACGTGCAAAGGTGTTAGGTTTAGGAAATTGCATGGTCTGGCAAACGTCACTGGCAGGAAAACACCGCGTGACTATCGAAAAGCATAACGATGATTATCGTATTTCGCTGGAACAAGGTACGCCGGGCTTTGAGCCACCGCTGGAAGGTGAAACACGGGCGGCAATTCTCAACGCATTGCATCTTACCGAAGACAATATTCTGCCGGGTTTGCCGATCCAGGTGGCAACCACAGGACACTCAAAAGTAATGATCCCACTGAAACCAGAAGTGGATATCGACGCCCTTTCGCCTGATCTTGCTGCGCTGACCGCTATCAGCAAACAGATTGGCTGCAATGGTTTTTTCCCGTTCCAGATCCGCCCTGGCAAAAATGAAACCGATGGTCGTATGTTCTCACCAGCGATAGGTATTGTGGAAGATCCGGTGACCGGGAATGCCAATGGCCCGATGGGCGCATGGTTGGTACATCACAACTTACTACCCCACGATGGCAGCGTGTTGCGTGTTAAAGGCCATCAGGGGCGCGCACTGGGGCGTGACGGCGTGATTGATGTGACGGTGACAATTCGAGATAACCAACCGGAGAAAGTTACCATTTCCGGCACGGCGGTGATTCTTTTCCATGCTGAATGGGCCATTGATTTTTGA
- the nhoA gene encoding N-hydroxyarylamine O-acetyltransferase, whose protein sequence is MTPILNHYFTRINWSGAAAVNIETLRALHLKHNCTIPFENLDVLLPREMQLDDQSLEEKLVLARRGGYCFEQNGVFERVLRELGFQVRSLLGRVVLSNPPALPPRTHRLLLVELEGEKWIADVGFGGQTLTAPIRLVPDLVQITPHGEYRLLQEGDDWVLQFNHHQHWQSMYRFDLCEQQQSDYVMGNFWSAHWPQSHFRHHLLLCRHLPDGGKLTLTNFHFTHYENGHAVEQRNLADVASLYAVMQEQFGLGVDDAKHGFTVDELALVMAAFDTHPEAGK, encoded by the coding sequence ATGACGCCCATTCTGAATCACTATTTTACCCGCATTAACTGGTCGGGAGCGGCTGCGGTCAATATCGAAACGCTGCGCGCATTACACCTGAAACACAATTGCACCATTCCATTTGAAAATCTCGATGTTTTGCTGCCGAGAGAAATGCAGCTTGATGATCAATCGCTGGAAGAGAAATTGGTGCTCGCCCGGCGTGGTGGTTACTGCTTTGAGCAGAATGGCGTGTTTGAGCGGGTGTTACGCGAGCTGGGTTTTCAGGTACGCAGTCTGTTAGGGCGCGTAGTGTTATCTAATCCGCCAGCATTACCGCCGCGCACCCATCGTTTGTTGTTGGTGGAACTGGAAGGGGAAAAATGGATTGCTGATGTCGGTTTCGGTGGACAGACGCTAACCGCGCCGATTCGTTTAGTTCCCGATCTCGTGCAGATCACGCCACACGGAGAGTATCGGTTGTTACAGGAGGGTGATGATTGGGTGTTGCAGTTTAATCATCATCAGCACTGGCAGTCGATGTACCGTTTTGATCTCTGTGAACAACAACAAAGTGATTATGTGATGGGGAATTTCTGGTCTGCGCACTGGCCGCAATCGCATTTTCGCCATCATTTGCTGTTGTGCCGCCATTTGCCGGACGGTGGCAAACTGACACTGACCAATTTTCATTTTACCCATTATGAAAATGGGCACGCGGTGGAGCAGCGAAATCTAGCGGATGTGGCGTCGTTATATGCCGTGATGCAGGAGCAGTTTGGTCTGGGCGTAGATGACGCAAAGCATGGCTTTACTGTGGATGAACTGGCGTTGGTGATGGCGGCGTTTGATACGCATCCGGAGGCGGGGAAATAG
- the yddH gene encoding flavin reductase family protein — protein sequence MSRFIPVELHHASRLLNHGPTVLITSFDDKSQRRNVMAAAWSMPVEFEPPRVAIVVDKSTWTRELIERNGKFGIVIPGVAATNWTWAVGSVSGREEDKFNCYGIPVVKGPVLGLPLVEEKCLAWMECRLLPATSAQEKYDTLFGEVVSAAADARVFVEGRWQFDDDKLNTLHHLGAGTFVTSGKRVTAG from the coding sequence GTGAGCCGATTCATCCCTGTCGAATTACACCATGCCAGCCGTCTGTTAAATCATGGCCCCACAGTTTTGATAACCAGTTTCGATGATAAATCTCAGCGACGTAATGTGATGGCTGCGGCCTGGTCGATGCCGGTAGAGTTTGAACCGCCACGTGTGGCGATTGTGGTAGATAAATCGACATGGACCAGGGAGTTGATTGAGCGTAACGGTAAATTTGGCATCGTTATCCCGGGCGTTGCGGCGACTAACTGGACGTGGGCGGTGGGAAGTGTGTCGGGTCGTGAAGAAGATAAATTTAATTGCTATGGCATTCCGGTTGTGAAAGGTCCGGTGCTTGGATTGCCGCTGGTTGAAGAGAAATGTCTGGCGTGGATGGAGTGTCGATTGCTACCAGCGACTTCTGCGCAAGAAAAATACGATACGCTATTTGGCGAAGTGGTATCGGCAGCGGCAGACGCACGAGTATTTGTCGAAGGCCGCTGGCAGTTTGATGATGACAAACTCAATACACTACATCATTTAGGTGCTGGCACGTTTGTTACCAGCGGGAAGCGAGTTACGGCGGGCTAA